In the Candidatus Electrothrix rattekaaiensis genome, one interval contains:
- a CDS encoding PAS domain-containing sensor histidine kinase, with protein MDQNQLNSLILAELPVALFVVGADYKIIEFNPAAERITGMKRQEVLGCSCAEVFSSNLCEHYCPLKESMATGEPCLGREAIIQTRNGKKIPIILSSRTITKDNGELFCCIEIFQDATDTKELAAHKRNVLSLFTHDLKAPVMTTGGFVNRLLEGKAGPLNEKQAGYLQIIQKELKRQEEYIQSFLDSSKIESGRIELELQPCDLGSLLKDIVTGFKVQAALKRIDIKLDMPQGLEQTLLDRLHFGRVISNLLDNAIKYSQSDTQVQVQVCQTEKHFIFEVRDQGPGISLQNQKHIFEHYFRPARHCCEQPKGSGLGLAAVKAIVEAHAGSVWLRSFPGEGCIFFVSLPK; from the coding sequence ATGGATCAAAATCAGTTGAACAGTCTGATTCTTGCTGAGTTGCCGGTTGCTCTTTTTGTGGTGGGCGCAGATTATAAGATTATCGAGTTTAATCCCGCAGCAGAGAGAATCACTGGGATGAAACGACAGGAGGTTCTTGGATGTTCCTGCGCAGAGGTGTTCTCCTCCAATCTCTGCGAACATTACTGTCCGCTTAAGGAAAGTATGGCAACCGGTGAGCCCTGTCTCGGCAGAGAGGCTATAATTCAGACTCGTAACGGGAAAAAAATTCCTATTATCCTCTCCAGTCGCACGATAACAAAGGACAACGGAGAGTTGTTCTGCTGCATAGAGATATTTCAGGATGCGACCGACACCAAGGAACTCGCAGCCCATAAACGCAATGTGCTCTCTCTCTTCACTCATGATCTCAAAGCACCTGTGATGACTACTGGTGGTTTTGTCAATCGGCTCCTGGAAGGCAAGGCCGGGCCGTTGAATGAAAAGCAGGCTGGTTATCTTCAAATTATTCAAAAGGAACTCAAGCGTCAGGAAGAATATATTCAGTCTTTCCTTGATTCCTCCAAGATTGAGTCTGGCCGGATAGAGTTGGAACTCCAGCCTTGTGATCTCGGCAGTTTGCTTAAAGATATTGTCACCGGCTTCAAGGTGCAGGCTGCCTTGAAACGGATCGACATCAAGCTGGATATGCCGCAGGGGCTGGAGCAAACCCTTCTTGATAGATTGCATTTCGGTCGGGTGATTTCCAACCTACTGGATAATGCTATTAAATACTCACAAAGCGACACCCAGGTTCAGGTACAGGTGTGCCAGACGGAGAAGCATTTTATCTTTGAAGTCAGAGATCAGGGCCCGGGTATTTCCCTACAAAATCAGAAGCATATTTTTGAGCATTATTTTCGCCCTGCTCGGCATTGCTGCGAGCAGCCAAAGGGGAGTGGACTGGGGCTGGCAGCGGTTAAGGCTATTGTCGAGGCCCATGCAGGCTCGGTCTGGCTGCGCAGTTTTCCCGGTGAGGGGTGTATTTTTTTTGTTTCTCTGCCGAAATAA
- a CDS encoding ferritin-like domain-containing protein: MNEPTTEQQWTKKLVQEHAQAAVAVELYTLPLYITAMCSIKEEHCEAVQIIRSVIIEEMLHLQLAANLCLALDTAPNFKPPQYGSDIPYISPYNPDTGECCFLNASLGPLNDITLNTMLDIETPEQAQLRQDVDHTLPKYPYHSIGEMYDALIFGIKRVGVGQFAWNTDYQQCHWRKQTFCQLIDSYPKARDAVQAIVNQGEGHIFNENLEPPPWTEKNFPVPSYYRFAPNPEAPCPHNGYSHFGRFLKIKNKGLPDIYIGTEQPDHPGNKALQQNFFQLILMLETLWRDGGANIGGSEVLRTIITGVTKEIFANTRDCWKAGVIPHWFGLPFVELQHKVV, translated from the coding sequence ATGAACGAGCCAACAACTGAACAACAATGGACAAAAAAACTTGTCCAGGAACATGCTCAAGCCGCAGTTGCTGTGGAATTGTACACCCTGCCCTTGTACATTACGGCAATGTGCTCTATCAAAGAAGAGCATTGCGAAGCCGTTCAAATCATCCGCAGTGTCATCATAGAAGAGATGTTGCATCTGCAACTGGCAGCCAACCTCTGTCTTGCCCTGGACACGGCCCCAAACTTTAAACCACCGCAGTACGGATCGGATATTCCATACATAAGTCCATATAATCCTGATACAGGGGAATGCTGCTTCTTGAACGCCTCATTAGGGCCGTTGAATGATATAACGCTCAATACGATGTTGGATATTGAGACCCCGGAACAGGCACAGCTCCGTCAGGACGTGGATCACACCCTACCCAAGTATCCCTATCATTCCATCGGTGAAATGTACGATGCCCTCATATTCGGCATCAAACGGGTCGGTGTCGGTCAGTTCGCCTGGAATACCGATTACCAGCAATGTCATTGGAGAAAACAAACATTCTGTCAACTTATTGATAGCTATCCGAAAGCTCGGGACGCGGTGCAGGCTATTGTTAATCAGGGAGAAGGACATATCTTCAATGAAAATTTAGAGCCCCCCCCTTGGACAGAAAAAAATTTTCCGGTTCCTTCCTACTATCGTTTTGCACCTAATCCCGAAGCACCGTGTCCGCATAACGGATATTCTCATTTCGGACGATTTCTTAAGATAAAGAACAAAGGACTCCCAGATATCTATATCGGTACTGAGCAGCCGGATCATCCGGGCAATAAAGCGCTGCAACAAAATTTTTTCCAGCTGATTCTCATGCTTGAGACACTCTGGAGAGATGGTGGTGCGAATATTGGCGGGAGCGAAGTTTTACGAACCATCATCACGGGCGTTACGAAAGAAATCTTCGCCAATACCCGTGACTGTTGGAAAGCCGGAGTCATTCCGCATTGGTTTGGCCTTCCGTTTGTCGAACTGCAACACAAAGTAGTATAA
- a CDS encoding DNA-binding protein, whose protein sequence is MMKGYIPAALALTLLFTGPALAEESKSTPTNMETAANLAGKPIKGKVLEVQSAGGYTYLLIKNEQGEVWIALPESKVETGQEVIVSPGMMMKSFESKALNKTFDAIIFSSGLTDDMPPATVAAEGNPHASEDMQAPVDDAELAKLSGGSARAIVPAADEIKVKKAEGKNAQTIEDCFADAEQLNNKTVQVRGKVVKFSSMIMGKNWIHLQDGTGDPEKKTHDLVVTTSGKAKKGDVVTIEGTLHKDKDFGAGYRYAAIVEEAKILK, encoded by the coding sequence ATGATGAAGGGCTATATCCCAGCAGCCTTGGCGTTGACTTTACTGTTTACCGGCCCCGCATTAGCAGAGGAGTCGAAATCCACCCCGACAAATATGGAAACCGCTGCGAATCTTGCAGGCAAACCCATAAAAGGTAAGGTACTGGAGGTACAGTCTGCTGGCGGCTATACCTATTTACTGATAAAAAATGAACAGGGCGAGGTCTGGATAGCACTGCCTGAAAGCAAGGTAGAGACCGGACAGGAGGTAATTGTCAGCCCTGGAATGATGATGAAATCCTTTGAATCCAAAGCACTGAATAAAACCTTTGACGCTATCATTTTCTCCTCAGGACTTACTGACGACATGCCTCCTGCAACAGTCGCTGCAGAAGGCAATCCTCATGCCTCTGAAGATATGCAGGCACCGGTCGATGATGCCGAGCTGGCCAAACTTTCCGGTGGTTCTGCCCGTGCTATTGTCCCTGCAGCGGATGAGATCAAGGTGAAAAAAGCAGAGGGGAAGAACGCACAGACAATTGAGGACTGCTTTGCCGACGCTGAGCAGCTCAATAACAAAACAGTTCAAGTTCGCGGTAAAGTCGTAAAATTTTCCAGCATGATTATGGGCAAGAACTGGATCCACCTGCAGGACGGAACCGGCGACCCTGAGAAAAAAACCCATGACCTCGTGGTGACCACCTCGGGCAAGGCTAAAAAAGGCGATGTTGTTACTATCGAAGGTACCTTGCATAAGGACAAGGACTTTGGAGCCGGATACCGCTATGCAGCCATCGTTGAGGAGGCTAAGATCCTGAAATAG
- a CDS encoding DoxX family protein, translated as MGDTQRGIINATGRTLLSLVFLFSAIGDKIPHYKQVIERMATKGVPAPSFMLAGAISFMIIGSLSLITGYKARIGAFLLLLFTLSGTYYFHDYWAFDNPELRQEFLKSFMKNVAIIGGLLMVIANGPGPISFDARKSNEAPKNDWIPSK; from the coding sequence ATGGGTGATACACAACGAGGAATTATCAATGCCACAGGGCGTACGCTTCTTTCACTGGTATTTCTTTTTAGTGCAATCGGCGATAAAATCCCTCATTATAAACAAGTCATTGAGCGTATGGCTACCAAAGGCGTACCAGCCCCCTCATTTATGCTTGCCGGTGCAATATCGTTTATGATAATCGGCAGTCTATCATTGATAACAGGGTATAAAGCCCGCATTGGGGCATTTCTGCTCCTGCTGTTTACGCTTTCCGGGACATACTACTTTCACGATTATTGGGCGTTCGACAACCCGGAACTCAGGCAGGAATTTTTAAAATCATTTATGAAAAATGTAGCTATTATCGGCGGGCTTCTTATGGTGATTGCCAATGGTCCCGGCCCAATAAGTTTCGATGCTCGAAAGAGCAACGAGGCTCCTAAAAACGACTGGATACCAAGCAAATAG
- a CDS encoding amidohydrolase family protein: MIRGTGYILAGRFIDGSGAKVRRSILLEVKDGFIIALQPAASVPRHTPIDDLSHCTVVPVLLDCSVSLLQSPSVNGVRLSLEGETVAKQEDIQEDMLARHIRYCSAHGILGVVANDKDKHQLLQKYRRKRGQSYGIDIRTAHDGADADVLRLIYSPNIEEEAGGSLQLNYENLCRILRNRGEKKVIVVANGSQQVAEALEAGCDAIEQGYGMGEANIRMMAAKDVLWIPSAVRAKNALDASSSGGSVCCRFSTRYVAPSEPAPGAEVFWKKILAEQLAQLSLARKLGVKTAVGTGAGSVGILHGESVVDEIKLFIKAGYSLEKSIQCASKNSAEFFGMQHGRLAVGQRATFLLTRGTAGQLPRKLSYLEGVYVDGLPSRDYRK, from the coding sequence ATGATAAGGGGGACAGGATACATCCTTGCAGGACGTTTTATCGACGGCAGCGGTGCCAAGGTACGTCGAAGTATTCTGCTGGAAGTCAAGGACGGTTTTATTATTGCCCTTCAACCTGCCGCATCGGTTCCTCGTCATACTCCGATCGATGACCTCTCGCATTGTACAGTCGTACCTGTCTTGCTTGATTGCAGTGTATCTCTGCTGCAATCCCCCTCTGTGAATGGGGTAAGGTTGTCTTTAGAAGGGGAGACTGTTGCAAAGCAGGAGGATATACAAGAGGACATGCTGGCACGACATATCCGCTATTGCTCTGCCCACGGTATACTGGGGGTGGTTGCCAACGATAAGGATAAGCATCAGCTCCTGCAAAAGTATCGAAGAAAGCGTGGTCAATCATACGGAATCGACATCCGAACAGCCCATGATGGCGCAGATGCTGATGTGCTCAGACTGATCTATTCTCCCAATATTGAGGAGGAAGCAGGAGGATCTCTCCAGCTCAATTATGAAAATCTCTGCCGCATTCTACGGAACCGAGGCGAGAAAAAGGTGATCGTGGTGGCTAACGGTTCTCAGCAGGTGGCCGAGGCCTTGGAGGCGGGATGCGATGCCATTGAACAGGGGTATGGTATGGGCGAGGCGAACATCAGGATGATGGCGGCAAAAGATGTACTGTGGATACCCAGTGCTGTGCGGGCCAAAAACGCTCTGGATGCTTCTAGCAGTGGTGGATCGGTGTGCTGTCGGTTTTCCACCCGTTATGTAGCACCAAGCGAGCCGGCTCCCGGCGCAGAGGTCTTTTGGAAAAAGATCCTTGCAGAACAGCTTGCTCAGCTCAGCCTTGCTCGAAAACTGGGCGTGAAAACCGCAGTGGGAACCGGTGCAGGCAGTGTTGGTATCCTGCATGGTGAGTCCGTGGTTGATGAGATAAAGCTTTTTATAAAGGCCGGGTATTCGCTGGAGAAGAGCATTCAATGTGCCTCGAAAAATAGTGCTGAATTTTTCGGTATGCAGCATGGGCGGCTTGCTGTGGGGCAACGGGCAACCTTTCTGCTCACCAGAGGGACGGCAGGACAGTTACCAAGAAAGCTTTCCTACCTGGAAGGGGTCTATGTTGACGGCCTCCCGAGCCGGGACTATAGGAAGTAG
- a CDS encoding ABC transporter permease gives MKNKNEQKNMKQESMISTEDQWDMVIKPKAGWFDINLIELWHYRDLVGLFVKRDFATIHKQTVLGPLWFIIAPLFSTIVYTIIFGKVAKIPTDNIPPFLFYMSGNVVWSYFGSCLTRTSDTFSNNAGLFGKVYFPRLAVPISSIISGLLQLGIQMFLFVGFYFYFMAKGAPITPKFWIVSFPLLLLQMALLGFGMGILISSVTTKYKDLRFALGLIMQLWMYATPIVYPLSLVPDWIRPWYVLNPMVAIVESFRYAFLGSGAIQWSYIAISWAITLVVLFAGVVLFNRVEKTFMDTV, from the coding sequence ATGAAGAACAAGAATGAACAAAAAAATATGAAGCAAGAGTCGATGATAAGTACAGAAGATCAATGGGATATGGTTATAAAGCCAAAGGCTGGTTGGTTTGATATTAACTTGATTGAGCTTTGGCATTATCGTGATCTTGTAGGATTGTTTGTAAAACGTGATTTCGCAACCATCCACAAGCAAACAGTTCTGGGACCACTCTGGTTTATTATTGCGCCGTTGTTCTCCACCATTGTATACACGATTATTTTTGGTAAAGTTGCTAAAATTCCAACAGATAATATCCCTCCCTTTTTGTTTTATATGTCTGGCAACGTAGTATGGTCTTACTTCGGGAGCTGTTTGACCAGAACATCTGATACCTTTAGTAATAATGCCGGACTATTCGGGAAAGTTTATTTTCCCAGGCTTGCAGTTCCTATCTCTTCGATAATTTCAGGATTGTTGCAGCTTGGTATTCAAATGTTTCTTTTTGTCGGTTTTTATTTTTATTTCATGGCAAAAGGTGCGCCAATTACACCCAAGTTCTGGATCGTAAGTTTTCCGCTTCTGCTCTTGCAAATGGCATTACTTGGCTTTGGAATGGGAATTCTGATATCTTCCGTGACGACTAAGTATAAGGATCTACGTTTTGCTCTGGGTTTAATAATGCAATTGTGGATGTATGCAACGCCAATTGTGTATCCGCTTTCCTTAGTTCCTGATTGGATTAGACCATGGTATGTATTAAATCCAATGGTTGCCATTGTAGAGTCTTTTCGTTACGCTTTTCTTGGTTCTGGAGCCATTCAATGGAGCTATATTGCAATTAGCTGGGCTATAACTCTTGTGGTTCTTTTTGCTGGGGTGGTGTTGTTTAACCGTGTAGAAAAAACATTTATGGATACAGTATGA
- the mutL gene encoding DNA mismatch repair endonuclease MutL, with protein sequence MSKIRVLSDHLANQIAAGEVVERPASVVKELLENALDAGADRINIQVEGDGTRLIRVVDNGVGMDQDDVLLCLERHATSKLIKESQLAAITTLGFRGEALPSIASVSRMSLLSRLHTVEIGTRAEIRYGALHDLHDDGCACGTIIEVRNLFGNLPARKKFLKTKRTELFHIEEVIRNQALAHPDITFFLQVDGRKTITLAAADQEQRVRDIFRYSGKMLDLSCASCGEEQAPLSVNGFLLLPDAASTARLRILVNNRPVQDQMIRYAVAEGLKGLLMKGQQPAGALLLGIDPQLVDINVHPAKREIRFRNSNEVRRILVRAVSEAVLRHQEEMRSELFISPTAGNKKEKVGNNDSSPGSRESDFGDQGRESGQVERQIYSAEPLPFSSLSVASSEGKEQKWQGRALETAEQEGLISKQSGQQLEQQLEQQYWQDNEQAGGQEIDLQTDLQTEQQLGYSGLRLIGQFLNLYLLCEHDEQLVVIDQHAAHERILYQQLRMAYEQQAVAVQNLLFPVTVELGPDHADTLEQEAEAVAALGLTVEFFGDITWVIKAVPALVGKVSPREILFDILDGLAARPRASHSEVVPECIDNLLASMACKAAIKSGNRLHPEEMLALLRQLEQSEFFSHCPHGRPVLKTFSRSDVEKWFRRS encoded by the coding sequence ATGTCCAAAATACGCGTTCTCTCCGATCATCTTGCTAATCAAATCGCTGCCGGTGAAGTTGTTGAACGACCGGCTTCAGTGGTCAAGGAACTCCTGGAAAACGCCCTTGATGCCGGAGCCGACCGGATTAACATACAGGTGGAAGGCGATGGCACCCGGCTCATCCGTGTCGTGGATAACGGTGTCGGTATGGACCAAGATGATGTGTTGCTCTGTCTTGAGCGCCATGCAACCTCGAAGTTGATCAAGGAAAGCCAATTGGCGGCAATCACGACCCTGGGTTTCCGGGGAGAGGCCCTGCCCAGTATCGCTTCGGTCTCCCGTATGTCTCTTCTCTCCCGTCTTCATACTGTCGAAATCGGTACTCGGGCTGAGATTCGTTACGGTGCCCTACATGACCTGCATGATGATGGCTGTGCCTGCGGGACCATTATTGAGGTTCGCAATCTGTTCGGTAATCTTCCGGCCCGAAAAAAATTTTTGAAAACGAAACGGACAGAGCTTTTTCATATTGAAGAGGTCATCCGTAATCAGGCCCTTGCCCATCCTGATATCACTTTTTTCCTTCAGGTGGATGGACGCAAAACCATTACCTTGGCAGCCGCAGACCAGGAGCAGCGCGTCCGTGATATTTTCCGTTATTCCGGGAAAATGCTTGATCTATCTTGCGCTTCTTGTGGTGAAGAGCAGGCTCCTCTTTCCGTGAATGGATTCCTCCTCCTTCCTGATGCCGCGTCCACGGCGCGTCTTCGTATCCTCGTTAATAACCGTCCGGTGCAGGATCAAATGATTCGGTATGCGGTTGCCGAGGGGCTGAAGGGGCTGCTCATGAAGGGACAACAGCCTGCCGGTGCGTTATTGCTGGGTATTGATCCGCAGCTCGTTGACATTAATGTCCATCCTGCTAAACGGGAGATCCGTTTTCGTAATTCCAATGAAGTGCGGCGGATTCTGGTGCGTGCTGTTTCCGAGGCCGTGCTCCGACACCAAGAGGAGATGCGTTCCGAGCTGTTTATTTCCCCAACAGCAGGGAACAAAAAAGAAAAAGTAGGAAATAATGACTCGTCTCCAGGCTCCAGAGAAAGCGATTTTGGTGATCAAGGTCGGGAATCAGGGCAGGTAGAGCGACAAATATACAGTGCAGAACCCTTGCCGTTTTCTTCATTATCCGTTGCTAGCAGCGAAGGGAAGGAACAAAAATGGCAGGGGAGGGCACTGGAGACAGCGGAGCAGGAGGGGCTAATAAGCAAACAGTCTGGTCAGCAGCTTGAACAACAGCTTGAACAACAATATTGGCAAGATAATGAGCAGGCAGGCGGTCAGGAAATTGACCTGCAAACCGACCTGCAAACCGAGCAGCAGCTCGGATACAGCGGCCTGAGATTGATCGGCCAGTTTCTCAACCTGTATCTGCTCTGTGAACACGACGAACAACTCGTGGTGATTGATCAGCATGCGGCCCATGAGCGTATCCTGTACCAGCAGCTTCGCATGGCCTATGAGCAACAAGCTGTTGCTGTGCAAAATCTTTTGTTTCCGGTGACCGTGGAATTAGGGCCTGATCATGCAGATACCTTGGAGCAGGAGGCTGAGGCGGTCGCAGCCCTAGGGCTTACGGTGGAGTTTTTTGGCGACATCACTTGGGTTATCAAGGCAGTTCCGGCTTTGGTCGGTAAGGTTTCTCCACGGGAGATCCTGTTTGATATTCTTGATGGGCTTGCTGCCCGCCCTAGAGCTTCTCATTCAGAAGTTGTGCCAGAATGCATTGATAACCTGCTAGCCTCTATGGCCTGCAAGGCTGCTATTAAGTCAGGAAATCGGTTGCATCCGGAAGAGATGCTCGCTCTTCTTCGGCAGCTGGAACAGAGCGAGTTTTTTTCTCACTGTCCCCACGGGAGACCGGTTTTGAAAACCTTTTCCCGCTCTGATGTAGAAAAATGGTTCAGAAGGAGCTGA
- a CDS encoding ABC transporter ATP-binding protein, with product MSSVIKIENLWKEYRLGVIGHGTLREDLQSWWAEKRGKEDPNAGVSTIQSGSQKQIVADHFWALQNINVEVDQGEILGIIGKNGAGKSTLLKILSRITAPTKGNIKIKGRIASLLEVGTGFHGELTGRENIFLNGAILGMSKGEIHAKLDEIIDFAGIEAFVDTPVKRYSSGMFVRLAFAVAAHLEPEILIIDEVLAVGDADFQKKCLSKLKGIKEEGKTILFVSHQLHMVQSICSKVLLLNNGEVVTQGSTDRVIGLYRGGGTAVNEGSIEYHDELIGDDIVRLLAVSVLDSNNSTTVRPMINQAIKILVEIEVLRHSERQLVPRLDVKMEDGKFVFISFAVNEIKPLKIGKHSLLCHIPSNFLNQNNYYISIGLVSYKPTRIMHFHEHDVLSFDVVDPLEGVPTRPEGIAMNEFPGAVRPLLEWEIMSA from the coding sequence ATGTCGTCGGTAATAAAAATAGAAAACCTCTGGAAAGAATATCGTCTTGGTGTTATTGGTCATGGAACCTTAAGAGAGGACTTGCAATCCTGGTGGGCAGAAAAGCGTGGCAAAGAAGATCCAAACGCTGGTGTCAGCACAATACAGTCAGGCTCTCAAAAACAGATTGTTGCGGATCATTTCTGGGCACTTCAAAATATTAACGTTGAAGTTGATCAGGGCGAGATACTTGGTATTATAGGTAAAAATGGAGCGGGCAAATCGACTCTGTTGAAAATTCTTTCTCGAATTACTGCTCCTACAAAAGGCAACATAAAAATTAAAGGTAGGATTGCTAGTTTGTTAGAAGTTGGAACTGGTTTTCACGGAGAACTCACTGGACGTGAAAATATTTTTTTGAATGGGGCAATACTGGGAATGTCAAAGGGGGAGATTCATGCGAAACTAGATGAAATAATTGATTTTGCAGGAATTGAGGCTTTTGTTGATACGCCGGTAAAACGATATTCTTCAGGAATGTTTGTTAGGTTGGCTTTCGCAGTTGCAGCACATTTAGAACCTGAAATATTGATTATCGATGAGGTTTTAGCTGTAGGTGATGCTGATTTTCAGAAAAAATGTCTAAGTAAGCTGAAAGGTATTAAGGAAGAAGGGAAAACCATCCTTTTTGTTAGTCACCAACTTCATATGGTTCAATCGATTTGTAGCAAGGTACTATTGTTGAATAATGGAGAAGTTGTTACACAAGGGAGTACCGATAGAGTGATAGGGCTTTACAGAGGAGGTGGAACGGCAGTTAATGAAGGTAGTATTGAATATCATGACGAATTAATTGGTGATGATATTGTCCGATTATTAGCTGTTTCTGTGTTAGATTCCAATAATTCTACTACTGTACGGCCAATGATTAACCAAGCAATAAAGATATTAGTAGAGATTGAGGTTCTCCGTCATTCAGAACGACAGTTAGTCCCAAGGCTTGACGTAAAGATGGAGGATGGTAAATTTGTATTTATTTCCTTTGCTGTGAATGAAATCAAGCCACTTAAGATAGGGAAACATAGTCTGCTGTGTCATATTCCGTCCAATTTCCTTAATCAAAATAATTACTATATAAGCATTGGATTGGTTTCATACAAACCAACAAGAATTATGCATTTTCATGAGCATGATGTGCTCTCTTTTGATGTGGTTGATCCACTTGAAGGTGTCCCTACACGCCCTGAGGGGATCGCGATGAATGAGTTTCCAGGAGCAGTCCGGCCACTCCTGGAATGGGAAATCATGTCGGCATAG